The genomic stretch TCCTGCATGATAAAGAATTTCCACTTTCAGTATAACGGATACCGAGCATAGAAAGAATAGCGAGTTGGATTTTCCTTCGTCGTTTTGCCACAAACAGATGGCCTCCATCACTCGCTTGACCCCTCCCCTCCTCCTTGTTGTCCCCTTATGAGAAACTGTCGAGTACCTCGATGCTCCCCATTCTCATTTCCGAAAAAACACTCCCCTTGACTTCAAGCTCCAACGCGAGATATGATCTGAGTAATGACTCACTCATTGAGTGAGTGCTCAATTACATCGGAGGTTGACCATGGCAGATACCACCAACGATCAAAATCAACGTGACAACATCGAAACTGAATTTGACCTCCTTCCCGATTCTGAACTGACCGAAAAACATTGGAAAATCCTCGAAGCTGCTGTGCGGGTTTTTTCTGAAAAAGGGTTTGGTGCCAGCCGCACGAGCGAGGTGGCAAAGGAGGCAGGTGTTTCGGAAGGAACGATCTTTAACTACTTCAAAACCAAAAAGGATTTGCTTGTCGGCTTGCTCATCCCGCTCGTGACTCGCTTTTTCCGACCGTTGATCTTGAGTAGCTTGGAGCGGATATTGAGCACGCGAAAAGAGCGGAGCATTGAAGAGGTCTTGCACGATGTGACGCTGGATCGTGTCCAACTGATTCAAAAAAATCTTCCTTTGATCAAAACGGTTGCGGCTGAAGCCGCTTTTCATCCTGAGTTGATCGACCCCTTGCGAGAACAGGTCGCACCCAAGGTGATCGAAACGATGAGCCGCTATTTTCAAGCTGAGATCGACAACGGCACCTTCCGCGATATCGATCCCAAACTGCTCTTCCGCACGTTTGCCAGCATGGTCGGCGGCTACATACTGACTCGAAATGTCTTGCCAGCAGAATATGAGGATGCGGACGAGGAAGCGGAACTCAAGCAAATGGTTGACATTTTCCTGAATGGAGTAAAGAAGCAGTAAGGAAACTTCTACAGTTTTCCAAAATGAGGAGGGTATCAAATGGATGGTGTAAAGAATCGAAAGTGGATGTTGGCACCGATTCTGGCGTTGATCGTTGTTTTTATTTTTTCTCTGGTCCAAATACCTGCGGCGAAACAAACTCCCAAAAACGTCCCGATCGCCATCGTCAATGAAGACGCGGGAATGAACACGCCGAATAACGGCCAGATGAATGCAGGTGACATGATCGTGAAGATGATCACCCAAGCTACGAACGAGAAGACGGACGACAAGGCACCGACTGTCCAGTGGATCACCGTATCGAACTTGGAGACGGCTCAAAAAGGAATGCTTGAACAAGAGTATTATGGCGTACTGATGATTCCAAGCGACTATACGGTCAAACAAGCATCTCTGCAAACGCCGACTCCTTCATCACCTGAGATTAACATTTACGTGAATCAAGGGATGAATGCGATGGCTGCCAATACGGTCACACAAATGCTCAACGGAATTGTTGATAACATCAACAAAGAGACCCGTACTAAGTTATTAGAAGCTGCGAAGCAAAAGGGGCCGTCGCTGACAATCGAACAAGCCGCGATCTTTGGCGCTCCGATCACCAAAAACGTTCATTATGTCAATCAAACGGGCACATTGGCCAGTGCGCCCACCGCACTGTTTCAGCCGCTTTGGATGGGAAGTATAGCAGGTGCGCTCCTCATGTGGTTCGGACTGAGAAAAGCAGGACCATCCACTCCAAAGAACAGGCTGACTGCGATTGCAAAGCAAATTGTCACCGGAGCGATCGCCGCGATCGTGGTCGGCTTTGGCCTGGCCTGGATTGCCGATGGAATACTCGGATACGATCTTCCTGATTTTACATCCACCGCACTATTCTTGACGCTTGCTTACTTTAGTTTTATCTTGATGATTTCGGCCATTCTCACTTGGATAGGAATTGCCGGGATGCCGATTCTGGTGCTGTTACTGTTCTTTGGCGCACCTTTGCTGGCCCTTGCACCAGAATTTATGCCCACTTTCTATCGGGATTGGGTGTACTCTTGGCTACCGATGCGTTTTCTGATCGATGGACTGCGCGAGATGTTTTTCTTTGGCAAAGAGTTTAGTTGGAATCAGCCGACCTCCACATTGGTCTGGATCGGTATCGGAAGTATCGTTGTCTCCTGTCTGTCGATCTTGAAGCCAACGACTCAAAAGAAGACTGCTTAATAATTAGAGACCGCAGGTGCACTGTGGTCTCTTTCTCAATAAAGGATAGGAAAGGGGACTATCATATGCCGGTCATTGAGATTGAGCATTTAACGAAGGATTATGGTCATCATCGAGGGATTTTCGACGTTTCCTTTAGCATTGAAAAAGGGGAAGTTTATGGATTCTTAGGCCCGAACGGAGCAGGTAAAACGACCACCATCCGTCATATCATGGGCTTTTCACGTCCGCAGCAAGGACGCACCTTAGTGAATGGGCTTAATAGCTGGGAGCGTGCGAGCGATATCCAAAAGGACCTCGGTTATTTACCAGGGGAAATCGCGTTGCCCGAGTCTCTGACCGGCCATCAATTTATCAAAATGATGGCCGAATTACGGGGCATCACTGATATGACGCACACGAAAACCCTGATTAAGAAGTTTGAGTTAGATCCATCCGGAAGCTTGAAACGGATGTCGCTTGGCATGAAGCGGAAGCTCGCCATTGTCACGGCGTTCATGCATGACCCCGCCGTGCTTGTGCTAGATGAACCTACAAGTGGATTAGATCCGATCATGCAAAACCTCTTTATCGAGTTCATTAAGGAGGAAAAAGAGAAAGGTAAAACCATTTTAATTTCGAGTCATATTTTTTCTGAGATCGATGCGACCTGTGACAAGATCTCCATCATCAAGGATGGCCGATTAATCTCTTCATTCATGGCGGATGATTTGCGCCATAGTGAAATCAAAACTTATGAGATCGAATTTAAAACCGAAGAGGAATTCAATCGATTTGAGCACGCAGTAAAGGATTGTGAAAAATTTGAAGCTCTGTCTCTAACCCCTCACAAACATCAAACAATCTTGCGTATCTACGATACGGATATCAATCGTTTTATCTCATTTATTTCCGATTATGACGTGAAGTTCTTTTCGGAAATCAAGTTTACGTTGGAGGATTATTTCATGAAGTTTTATGACCGTACCTCAAACGAAACGGGAGGTGTCGAACCTTATGCCGCTTATCGAAATTAAAAATTTAACGAAAGATTTCGGTCGCGGGCAAGGTGTCTTTAACCTCAACCTAACGATCGAGAAAGGCGAGGTTTTTGGATTCGTAGGAACGAATGGAGCCGGTAAAACCACGACGATTCGCCATATGATGGGCTTTTTGAAACCGATAAGCGGTACCGCGACGATCAATGGAATGGATTGTTGGACAGATTCTGCCGAAATTAAGAAGTTGCTCGGTTATATTCCAGGAGAAATTACATTTCCCGATGCACCGACCGGAACCGAGTTCTTAAGAAGGCAAGCGGAGTTATTGGGAGTAAAGGATATGTCCTATGCGGAGAGCATTATTAAAAAGTTACAGCTTGATCCTACAGCCAATTTGAAAAGAATGTCCAAGGGGATGAAACAGAAAACGGCGATTGTCGCAGCTTTGATGGCCGATCCCGATATTTTGATTCTCGATGAGCCTACTACAGGATTAGACCCCCTCATGAGAGCTGAATTCGTAGATATATTGAAGGAAGAAAAAAAGAAGGGCAAGACGATTTTCATGTCGAGTCACATGTTTGAGGAAGTTGAGGATACTTGTGACAAGGTCGCGTTAATCAAGGGAGGAAAGGTGGTTGCGGTCAAATCGACCGCCGAGGTAAAGCACAACGAGAACAAGGTGTATAAAATCGAGTTCCTTTCCCGCGAGGATTATCTGCGCTTTTTGTCTAAGACGTTTGATATCGCGGAGAAACGAGAGAGTCGCAATCAAGTGCTTGTTCGGATTAACGACCGCGATATCAATTTATTATTTCGGGCACTGAAGCAGTGTCCAATCAAATTTATTGCGGAAATGAAGTTAACGCTTGCTGACTATTTCAAGGGGTTATTATAAGGAGGGTGCACCCAATGTTTAGCAAACCGATTTTCAAACAAACATTCAAGGCGAATTTTAAGTTATGGCTCATTTTTACCGTCATCATGACGTTGTTGCATATCGCGCTAATTGCAGTATTCGATCAAAGCACCATAATAGACATGTCAGGTATGGTTAAGGACACCCCGCTTGCCAACCTGCTCGGAGAGGCCACTTTCCTCGGCATGCTTGCCAGTACCTTCTATGGCATTCATGGTGTACTCCTGCCTATCGTATTCATCATTATGACCGCCAACAGTTTGATTGCATCGCAGGTGGATAGAGGTTCTATGGCATATTTACTCTCTACCCCGACGAAAAGAAGTACCGTTGTTCGTACTCAAGCGACCTACTTGATCGCATCGCTCATTATTATGTTCTTGATCATTACCTTGGTTGGTCTTTCTTCCATCCAAATATTCCAAGGCGACGTCGACATAAACGAGAAGGATTATCTTATGCTCAATTTAGGTTTGTTTCTCTTGATGTTTGCAACAAGCGGCATTTCATTCTTTTTCTCCTGCGTATTCAATCTCTCCAAAAACTCTTTGGCATGGGGGGCGGGAATACCGATGGCTTTTTTTCTCCTTCATTTGATGGGAGACGTCGATAGCAGTTTAGAAGGGTTAAAATATGTATCCATGAACACGCTGTTCGACACGCATGCGATTTTAAACGGAGGCAATTATGCGGTTCAGTTTGCCGCACTTGCTGTTATCGGAATTGTTCTTTATGTGCTTGGCATACGTGTGTTCAAACAAAAGGATTTGCCGCTATGACGAAGCGAAACAGGCTGTCGGAGACGGCAGCCTGTAGCCGCTGTTCGGGTGAGCCACATCGTACAACTTTTCGCCTTCGTTCAGATACGAAGTATACGTCTCGTTAGCCTAAAACGCAAAAAAGAGCCCTTGCCAGCAGCAAGGGCTCTTTCGATTGCAACTATTTCAAGATGTAGGTCGAGAGGTCATCCAGCAGCAGGTTGGCCGCTTTGATACCACCAGCGGTGTTCCAGATCGCATCGTCAACACGGTGCGCTTTGCCCGCTTTTACAACGTTCAGGTTTTTGAACAGGTTGTCGTTCATCCACTCTTGTTCGGTCTTGGTGCCTTCGCCATTGCCCGTATCGTAGGTGAAGTAGAACATGATGTCGCCTTCCATTTCCGGCATGCGCTCTTTGCCGATCTCCGCGACGAAATCTTCTTTGTTCTGTGCCGCCGGACGTGCTAGGCCGAGCTCTTTAAAGATGATGCCGGAGAAGGTGTTGTTCAGGTAGAGACGAGTTTTGCCTGCCATGAAGCGAACCATCGAAACTTCGGTCTTCAGTTTATCGCCCGCTTTTTCTTTGAACTCAGCGATGCGCTTATCCCAGGCAGCCAGTTGCTTGTCGCCTTCGTCTTTCTTGTTCAACGCTTCTGCATACAGCTTGTAGTTGATCTTCCAGTTGCCACGCAGGTCTTCTGAGAAGACGGTCGGCGCGATCGCTTTCAACTGCTCGTATACTTTCTCTTGGCGCATCTTGTTGCCCAGGATCAGGTCAGGCTTCAGCGCTGCGATCGCTTCAAGGTTCGGCTGGCTCTCGTCGCCAACCACTTGGACGCCTTCCATCTCCGATTTGATGTGCGCATACCACGGATCACCCGTCCAGGATTTGACCGCACCAACCGGTTTGACGCCCATCGAAAGCAACGCTTCGGTGCCTTCGTTGGTCAGAACGACAACGCGCTTCGGTGTACCTTCAATCGGCGTTTCGCCCATCGAATGTTTGACCGTGTATTTTACTTCTTGTTTTGCAGGCTCTGCTCCCGGTTGCTCTT from Tumebacillus algifaecis encodes the following:
- a CDS encoding TetR/AcrR family transcriptional regulator, which translates into the protein MADTTNDQNQRDNIETEFDLLPDSELTEKHWKILEAAVRVFSEKGFGASRTSEVAKEAGVSEGTIFNYFKTKKDLLVGLLIPLVTRFFRPLILSSLERILSTRKERSIEEVLHDVTLDRVQLIQKNLPLIKTVAAEAAFHPELIDPLREQVAPKVIETMSRYFQAEIDNGTFRDIDPKLLFRTFASMVGGYILTRNVLPAEYEDADEEAELKQMVDIFLNGVKKQ
- a CDS encoding ABC transporter ATP-binding protein; protein product: MPLIEIKNLTKDFGRGQGVFNLNLTIEKGEVFGFVGTNGAGKTTTIRHMMGFLKPISGTATINGMDCWTDSAEIKKLLGYIPGEITFPDAPTGTEFLRRQAELLGVKDMSYAESIIKKLQLDPTANLKRMSKGMKQKTAIVAALMADPDILILDEPTTGLDPLMRAEFVDILKEEKKKGKTIFMSSHMFEEVEDTCDKVALIKGGKVVAVKSTAEVKHNENKVYKIEFLSREDYLRFLSKTFDIAEKRESRNQVLVRINDRDINLLFRALKQCPIKFIAEMKLTLADYFKGLL
- a CDS encoding ABC transporter permease subunit, translated to MFSKPIFKQTFKANFKLWLIFTVIMTLLHIALIAVFDQSTIIDMSGMVKDTPLANLLGEATFLGMLASTFYGIHGVLLPIVFIIMTANSLIASQVDRGSMAYLLSTPTKRSTVVRTQATYLIASLIIMFLIITLVGLSSIQIFQGDVDINEKDYLMLNLGLFLLMFATSGISFFFSCVFNLSKNSLAWGAGIPMAFFLLHLMGDVDSSLEGLKYVSMNTLFDTHAILNGGNYAVQFAALAVIGIVLYVLGIRVFKQKDLPL
- a CDS encoding ABC transporter substrate-binding protein produces the protein MFSNMNRLKKSGFTMFTVLLSSMLILSGCGTKSEEQPGAEPAKQEVKYTVKHSMGETPIEGTPKRVVVLTNEGTEALLSMGVKPVGAVKSWTGDPWYAHIKSEMEGVQVVGDESQPNLEAIAALKPDLILGNKMRQEKVYEQLKAIAPTVFSEDLRGNWKINYKLYAEALNKKDEGDKQLAAWDKRIAEFKEKAGDKLKTEVSMVRFMAGKTRLYLNNTFSGIIFKELGLARPAAQNKEDFVAEIGKERMPEMEGDIMFYFTYDTGNGEGTKTEQEWMNDNLFKNLNVVKAGKAHRVDDAIWNTAGGIKAANLLLDDLSTYILK
- a CDS encoding YhgE/Pip domain-containing protein: MLAPILALIVVFIFSLVQIPAAKQTPKNVPIAIVNEDAGMNTPNNGQMNAGDMIVKMITQATNEKTDDKAPTVQWITVSNLETAQKGMLEQEYYGVLMIPSDYTVKQASLQTPTPSSPEINIYVNQGMNAMAANTVTQMLNGIVDNINKETRTKLLEAAKQKGPSLTIEQAAIFGAPITKNVHYVNQTGTLASAPTALFQPLWMGSIAGALLMWFGLRKAGPSTPKNRLTAIAKQIVTGAIAAIVVGFGLAWIADGILGYDLPDFTSTALFLTLAYFSFILMISAILTWIGIAGMPILVLLLFFGAPLLALAPEFMPTFYRDWVYSWLPMRFLIDGLREMFFFGKEFSWNQPTSTLVWIGIGSIVVSCLSILKPTTQKKTA
- a CDS encoding ABC transporter ATP-binding protein is translated as MPVIEIEHLTKDYGHHRGIFDVSFSIEKGEVYGFLGPNGAGKTTTIRHIMGFSRPQQGRTLVNGLNSWERASDIQKDLGYLPGEIALPESLTGHQFIKMMAELRGITDMTHTKTLIKKFELDPSGSLKRMSLGMKRKLAIVTAFMHDPAVLVLDEPTSGLDPIMQNLFIEFIKEEKEKGKTILISSHIFSEIDATCDKISIIKDGRLISSFMADDLRHSEIKTYEIEFKTEEEFNRFEHAVKDCEKFEALSLTPHKHQTILRIYDTDINRFISFISDYDVKFFSEIKFTLEDYFMKFYDRTSNETGGVEPYAAYRN